One window of Candidatus Methylomirabilota bacterium genomic DNA carries:
- a CDS encoding 2-hydroxyacid dehydrogenase codes for MTKIVFSPPLPAAVMDIARAMLPPGYELEVLDRRSPAFLGEMKDAAYWMGFARGGMDDEFFRAAPALRLVQLISAGYDRIDIEAARKAGVPIANNGGSNSVAVAEHTVMLMLAVLKRLPWLHRNVVAGNWRMGGFDEHRLYELASKTVGIVGLGTIGKKVARRVRAFDTQVRYYDIVRLSEDQEDALGVRFVLFEELLRTSDVVTLHVPLNESTRNMLGARQLALMKPSAVLINTCRGPVVDEVALEKALTSGLIAGAGLDVMVEEPPAPQHPLFALDNVILTPHMAGPTWENWSKAFRNSFDNIERVAAGREPLWVIPELRP; via the coding sequence GTGACCAAGATCGTCTTCTCTCCCCCGCTCCCCGCCGCCGTCATGGACATCGCCCGCGCCATGCTGCCCCCGGGCTATGAGCTGGAAGTCCTCGACCGGAGATCGCCGGCCTTCCTCGGCGAGATGAAGGACGCCGCGTACTGGATGGGGTTCGCCCGGGGTGGCATGGACGATGAGTTCTTCCGCGCCGCGCCCGCGCTCCGGCTGGTCCAGCTCATCAGCGCCGGCTACGACCGCATCGACATCGAAGCCGCCCGCAAGGCCGGCGTGCCCATCGCCAACAACGGCGGCTCCAACTCGGTGGCCGTGGCCGAGCACACCGTGATGCTGATGCTGGCGGTGCTCAAGCGGCTCCCCTGGCTCCACCGCAACGTCGTCGCCGGCAACTGGCGAATGGGCGGCTTCGACGAGCACCGTCTCTACGAGCTGGCCAGCAAGACCGTGGGCATCGTGGGGCTCGGCACCATCGGCAAGAAGGTGGCGCGGCGAGTGCGGGCGTTCGACACGCAGGTCCGCTACTACGACATCGTGAGGCTCAGCGAGGACCAGGAGGACGCGCTGGGAGTCCGCTTCGTCCTCTTCGAGGAGCTCCTCCGCACTTCCGACGTGGTCACGCTGCACGTGCCGCTGAACGAGAGCACGCGCAACATGCTGGGCGCGCGCCAGCTCGCCCTCATGAAGCCGAGCGCGGTCCTGATCAACACCTGCCGGGGCCCGGTGGTGGACGAGGTGGCGCTCGAGAAGGCGCTGACCAGCGGGCTGATCGCCGGCGCCGGGCTGGACGTGATGGTGGAGGAGCCGCCGGCCCCCCAGCACCCGCTGTTCGCCCTCGACAACGTCATCCTCACCCCCCACATGGCCGGCCCCACCTGGGAGAACTGGAGCAAGGCCTTCCGCAACTCCTTCGACAACATCGAGCGGGTGGCCGCCGGGCGCGAGCCGCTGTGGGTCATCCCGGAGCTGCGTCCATGA
- a CDS encoding D-2-hydroxyacid dehydrogenase, whose amino-acid sequence MKILYTPLMIVPSLEAGDRARILEAAGPGARLVEAKDADQQRAEIVDADVLFGRVSAEIFTRAKRLRYYQSIGAGVDAILTPELIESDVILASEKGQVGIHLAEHAFALLLALTRGLHTAMRRPDYGLRESIRREQRELFEQTMGIVGFGGTGREVARRALGFGMRVLAVDIEDVPPEPGVEAIWKPDRLHDLLGASDVVVIGLPLTKATHHLFTRDLFRRMRPSAVLINVTRGAIVYGDDLLRALEEGLIWAAGLDVTDPEPLPAGHPLWTHPRVIVTPHTAGGSPRRAGRAIDTLCENLRRLRAGQPLVAVIDKRKGY is encoded by the coding sequence ATGAAGATCCTCTATACGCCCCTCATGATCGTGCCGTCACTCGAGGCTGGAGACCGGGCGCGGATCCTGGAGGCCGCCGGCCCCGGCGCCCGCCTGGTCGAGGCGAAGGATGCCGATCAGCAGCGCGCGGAGATCGTCGACGCCGACGTGCTGTTCGGGCGCGTGTCGGCGGAGATCTTCACCCGCGCCAAGCGCCTGCGCTACTACCAGTCCATCGGCGCCGGAGTGGACGCCATCCTCACGCCCGAGCTGATCGAGAGCGACGTCATCCTGGCCAGCGAGAAGGGCCAGGTCGGTATCCACCTGGCCGAGCACGCCTTCGCCCTGCTGTTGGCGCTCACTCGAGGTCTCCATACGGCGATGCGCCGGCCCGACTATGGCCTGCGCGAGTCGATCCGCCGGGAGCAGCGTGAGCTGTTCGAGCAGACGATGGGGATCGTCGGCTTCGGCGGGACCGGCCGGGAGGTGGCGCGCCGCGCCCTCGGCTTCGGGATGCGCGTGCTGGCGGTGGACATCGAGGACGTGCCGCCCGAGCCGGGCGTGGAGGCGATCTGGAAGCCCGACCGGCTGCACGACCTGCTGGGGGCCTCCGACGTCGTCGTCATCGGGTTGCCGCTGACCAAGGCGACCCATCACCTCTTCACGCGCGATCTCTTCCGCCGGATGCGCCCCTCCGCGGTCCTCATCAACGTGACCCGGGGCGCGATCGTCTACGGCGACGACCTGCTCCGGGCGCTGGAGGAGGGGTTGATCTGGGCCGCCGGGCTGGACGTCACCGATCCCGAGCCGCTGCCGGCCGGCCATCCGCTCTGGACCCATCCGCGCGTGATCGTGACGCCGCACACCGCCGGCGGCTCGCCCCGGCGCGCCGGGCGCGCCATCGACACGCTCTGCGAAAACCTCCGCCGGCTGCGCGCCGGCCAACCCCTGGTGGCGGTCATCGACAAGCGGAAGGGCTACTGA
- a CDS encoding TauD/TfdA family dioxygenase: MGGFAEYERYDALGLADLVRRGKVTWDALPEDRKDRLQGLVVEHSIVYSRSLIGYRFSEVEAAALPPVQQTLVRTHPVTRRRSLFLGSPASHILGWPVDEGRKLLVPFQLVDTKSVHERRTRCLPRRE, encoded by the coding sequence ATGGGCGGCTTCGCCGAGTACGAGCGGTACGACGCGCTGGGCCTCGCCGATCTGGTGCGGCGGGGTAAGGTCACCTGGGACGCCCTGCCCGAGGACAGGAAGGACCGCCTCCAAGGCCTCGTCGTCGAGCACAGCATCGTGTACTCGCGGAGCCTCATCGGCTACCGGTTCAGCGAGGTGGAAGCGGCGGCGCTCCCGCCCGTCCAGCAGACGCTGGTCCGGACGCATCCGGTGACGCGGCGCCGGTCGCTCTTTCTGGGCTCCCCCGCCTCGCACATCCTCGGCTGGCCGGTGGACGAGGGGCGGAAGCTCCTAGTGCCGTTCCAACTTGTTGATACTAAATCTGTCCACGAACGACGTACACGGTGCCTTCCTAGGCGCGAATAG
- a CDS encoding TauD/TfdA family dioxygenase — MLEYATQPQFVYRHSWRVTDLVMWDNRCVLHRGRPWDESKYRRVMHRTTVAGEGPTAIDGRPLQAQQRKENDDGPDRSAHG; from the coding sequence CTGCTCGAGTACGCGACCCAGCCCCAGTTCGTCTATCGCCACTCGTGGCGCGTCACCGATCTCGTGATGTGGGACAATCGGTGCGTCCTGCATCGGGGACGCCCCTGGGATGAATCCAAGTACCGTCGTGTGATGCATCGGACCACGGTCGCCGGAGAGGGACCGACCGCGATAGACGGCCGGCCGCTCCAGGCGCAGCAGCGAAAGGAGAACGACGATGGGCCAGACCGTAGCGCTCACGGCTGA